The nucleotide window AGTTGTGTTTCGGAGCTAGCAAGTTGGTATCTGGCTCAGGGGCAACTTGTTGAAAGAGACTCCTGGGACCGAGAAGACCGAGTCCCACTGTGGACCATATGCCTGGGTCTTATGCTCTGGCTACGCACAGATATGGATCCTACTTATCGAACGAGACTAGATTCCCGGCAAGTATAGATTCAGTCTGATATTGGCAAGTCAGCAACACTCATAGGCAAGCGCTCAAACAGCGGAAACCCACTTGCGAGCAGATTCTTTCCAATGACAACATTAGCGGCCTCGAGCTCAACGCCTTTCTGAGCCTCCTTGAATGATATGATGCCGTGGGCTTAGCGTGGACATGGCGTattgcttttcttttcttcactCGCAATCATAACCAATTCGGAGCCAGTATCACGTATTCCCCGCCACTCCAACAATCGTGTTCCTCTGAAAGAAACCTAACTGAACTCCATATGGAGCATGCACCTCTGTGGATAGGGCACCATCTTGCTTTCGACACTTATACCCGCCTCGACACAGCTTTAAAGCCACCTGCTAGGTAAAGCTGGAGTGAATTGAACCCCATCGTTCCATCGTTCATCGAATCCACAACAGGAAGAGCAACCGTTTCGGCCGCCGACTGCAGAACACAACCCACATCATCGCGGGGCTCACCAAGACACGGCAATGACCAGAAGTAACCTGCAACGTCGAGGGTGAGCTTCTTGAGAATACTCATGGAGAAACCATCCTCTACTTACAGATGGCCAGACGAAGATATTCATTTGCAAAGGGGTAATGTAATGTGCAAAAGGCTCAAGTGCAAAGGGTGCAATGTATGTGATAATGTGGAAATGTGTTAAAGAGGTAATGTGCAAAAGGGCAAAAGGGCGATGATTTTACAACTGTCAAAAAACTGACTGCAGGAAGGAACGACATATGAAAGGAGCATTGTGGCAGGGACTGGAACTCTGGGCAGGAGCCCTGCAGTGCAAGAGCGTTGCTGGGAAAGAGCTATGTTGCGCAAGAGCTTCGTTGGGAAGGAGCAATGGGGGATGGAGGATAGAGGAAAGAGGCATGGGGAGCCAAATTCAAGGCAGGAACGCCTCAAACACTCGTCTTACAATTGTCTGCCCAACTTATTGGCCATTCCCATTCGTGAAATCGACGTTGGACAACCCTCAATAGAGCAATAATTATGATACAGAAATGGTTGCACAGACCAAGCTCCCATCGATATTTGCATCCCCCTGCAGCCCCTGAAGCACCCACTTTAAAATCTTTATAAGCGAACAATTAACAGTCCAACGCGCTTCGCACCTGAGTTGAGACGCGACTGGCAGCCCTGTCTGACTGAGCCCATCTCATGAAAACCTGCAGCTCAGTCACCTGACACCTTTCCAACTCTCATTGTTGtcatttttctttctccttcaTAGTAATATCAAGCTGGAATAGCAGctacctttttcttttttgtctcTCATTTTCAGCATCAATGGCACCCCGCGGCACCACtaccgccgcagcagcaggcaaGAAAAGAGCACGCTCCCAAAACGAAAATGAGCCAGAActatcatcaacaacagccgcGAAAAGAGTACGAGGATCGAAGgaatcaacaacaacagcaacaaacggCGCAAACCCCCATGGGCGTCGCGTGGCACCTGCTCCTGCGGCTGCAAACAACTCCGATGAGGCTCCCAACTCGGAAGAACCCCAGCCCAAACCTCTCACCGCCACCAAAAAAACACGGCAACCATCGGTCAAGAAAAAGAGTAACATTTACGACTTTCCGGCttcggatgaggatgagttGAGTTCTGCTgaagtcaccaccaccactgttCCTGCCACAAAGCGCAAGGCAACGGTAAAATCTGTCACTTCTGCTCCTCGAAATGATAAAGAGAATGTGGAAGAACCGCCAgcggagaagaaaaaacgaGGTCGGCCACCTAACAAGCCAGTCGCGGCGGAACCTGTCgcggagcaggaggaggacgatgtcACCACGACAAAGAAGCTCTCAGGGAAAGCGGCGACGAGCTTacggggtggtgggatgcACGCGGTTCCAAAGGGGATACTTACACCGagaaaggaaaggggagtggatgggaagaggggaaagaagaatGTTGTTTTTGCTGCGAAGGAaaagagtgatgatgaggaggaaagtgaggaagatgaggagggtaCTCCGACGAAGACAAAGGAAAAGCATGGGCTGGGACTTGATGGCGAAGTTGGGCCCGAGGACGACaacgaggcggaggaggaagagagcgaggaggaagaagatgatgaggtcTGCACCGTTTGTTCGAAACCCGACTCAAAACGTGGAAACCAAATTCTGTTTTGTGACAGTTGCGACATGGCTGTTCATCAGAAGTGTTATGGCGTTGCGAGGATTCCCAAGGGAGACTGGTTCTGCAAGGACTGTGCAGAGAAAAAAGCGGCAGGGATGCTGAGCGTGGACGATACAGCAAAGGTTAGGGGGGCTTCATTCCAAGACATGAAAGCCGCGACGGTTGCGCAGGTTGCTGAGGATCTGCCCGATATCCCCAACTTTGAACACCATTTGCGTGTGGCACAAAGGGTATTGCTTGATCGGTGCTCTGGGAGGCGACGGATCAAGCTTTTTGGGCAGAACGAAGCGTATGAGAAGACGTTTCAGCTGGTGGAGCAGACGATTATTGCTGGTGAGGGTAACTCAATGTTGGTCATTGGTGCGCGGGGGTGTGGCAAGACGACGCTGATAGAGTCGGTTATCTCTGATGTGTCTAAGCAACATAAGGAGGAGTTTCACGTCGTTAGGCTGAATGGGTTCATTCATACTGATGATAAGCTGGCGTTGAGGGAGATCTGGCGGCAGTTGGGCAAGGAGATGGCTGTGGAGGATGATCTTGTGAACAAGGTAGGTTTGGACTGCCTTATACGAAACAACACGAGGAAATGCTGACTAAATACAGACGAGCAACTACGCAGACACGATGGCTTCTCTGCTAGCTTTGTTGTCGCATCCCTCGGAGATCGCTGAATCCCACGAAGGCGTCACATCCAAGTCAATTGTATTTGTGATAGACGAGTTCGATCTGTTCGCCACACATGCCAGACAAACGCTTCTGTACAATCTGTTTGATATTGCACAGGCTCGGAAAGCGCCTATTGCGGTTGTTGgtttgacgacgaggatcGACGTGGTAGAGAGTCTGGAGAAGAGAGTCAAGAGTCGATTCAGCCACAGATATGTCTATCTGTCATTGCCAAAGAGTCTTCCCGCATTCTGGGATGTATGCAGGCAAGGACTTAGtattgatgaggaggatatggaagctgagggtgttgatgagtCGCTGGAGGGTCATGAAGAGTTCTGGAAGTGGTGGAACGAACGGATCGAGGTAAGTTCCCATGAGCTTTGCGGATGTAGTCGCATGTACTAACAGGCGAATGCAGCGTCTCTACAGCAAAGATCAGAGATTTAAAGACCACCTCGAGTCATATTTTGCTACCACAAAGTCGACCTCTGCTTTCTTGACGACGTGTGTCATGCCTTTGGCGGATTTaacaccaacatctcccTTCCCGCGGATACCAGCACCCAGCATCGCTGTTTCTTTGGACCCACCGGACTCTAAACTGCACATGCTGGAATCACTATCAGATCTAGACCTCTCACTCTTGATCGCAGCGGCGCGCCTGGACATTGTAGCACATACGGATACGGTAAACTTCGCGATGGCTTACGACGAGTATTCGTCGCTCATGAGTAAGCAGCGAGCTCAGACGGCAAGCTCGGGACTTCTCGTTCTTGGAGGCGGAACAAGAGTGTGGGGTCGTGGTATCGCAGGAATGGCCTGGGAGCGGCTAGTTGCGCTCGGTCTCCTTGTGCCAGCGGCTtcgggagggagaggaacaGCTGGTCTGAGCGGGCTGGACTCCAAGATGTGGAAGCTGGATGTCGCACTCGAGGAGATTCCGGCGGCGGTAAAACTCAATGCGGTTTTGGCGCGCTGGTGCAAGGAGATCTGAGGATGCTCAGCCTACGACTTATATGATTTGTAATGATGGCGCTTGTCGGCCGATTAGAGGGATGGTAAACATATATATTTGCACCAATATAGTATGTCTTGCGGGAAGTCGCACATTATGACATGTTGGCTCCCGAGGGTTCATGTGGCCAATAGCCGGGTGTTGATGATCCGAGGATCTGGGACCGAACAGCGGTTCGTTGGCACGGCTGAGATAAGCTTTGGCGGGCGAGTCTGGGGTTGCGCcactcagcagcagcacacaCATCTGAACCCCTGTTGGTGTAACGGTGGCACTGGGCCTGCAGAAGGAGGGTCGCTATTTCCGAGGTGGTTGGCTGCTGCACTGCCGATCACGTTTTCAGGTTGgagcgcagcagcagcagcccagccagcagcaggcaAGTCAGAAACAAAGAAAGCAACAAAGGGCCAAGTTCGGCAACGCCCACAGCCGATTGGAAGGGACTTTCTGTCTACCTGAACACAGCCGCCATGACGTTTCGTTTGACACttctgttggtggtgccCCTGGACACACTCACCACCCCGCCGCTCTCCCGTCATTTACCTTACCTATATACTTACCCTACCTAGATATCTTTTGTTGACCAGAAAAAATAGAGTTGTTTGTTTTCCGCAAAAGATCCACCACCCACGGCTCCAGGATGTCGAAACGCACAGTGTTTACAACGGTtacgccgctgccgccgaaCATCACTCGGGAGGTGGTCGTCAACTTCCTCCACGACCATGAGGAGATGATCGATTTGAACCCGCTGGTCAAGGAGCGACATCCTattcctcccccacctcacGCAAGCCCAGATGAGCTCAACTGCCAGTGGTTTTCTCTCACAGATAAGATCTCGTATTTACCTGGCGGGCTTGTAACAGGGGATGTCACTTACACATGCGCGTTCCATGATCTGCCCGACGGGGTGCAGACGCACTGCTATGCGCCAGCAGGGCTGAGTATGTCTGTTTTCTTTCCACCACATCACACCCATCACTAACTTCAGACCCCCCAGCCATCCGCGATAAATGGTCCGTAGGCGGCAGCCTCCCAGGCGAAATCCCGCAACCATCCGAACtcggcctcaacctcccccctatCGGTCTCTACATCCGCGAAGACGTCAACATGAAGTGCAACGTCTTCATGGCAGGTTTCGTGAAAAAGACACTCAAGAAATCCCACGCCGCGCTCGTTGACAGGCTGAAGATTAAGGCCGAAATCGCCAGCAACAAGCCCGGGAGTCAAATCCGTACACCAAGCAATGCAGACCGGATCTCCACGACCGACAACACAATCCGCACCCCGAGCTTCAGCCA belongs to Podospora bellae-mahoneyi strain CBS 112042 chromosome 6, whole genome shotgun sequence and includes:
- the ORC4 gene encoding origin recognition complex subunit 4 (COG:L; EggNog:ENOG503NYTH; BUSCO:EOG092630MJ), coding for MAPRGTTTAAAAGKKRARSQNENEPELSSTTAAKRVRGSKESTTTATNGANPHGRRVAPAPAAANNSDEAPNSEEPQPKPLTATKKTRQPSVKKKSNIYDFPASDEDELSSAEVTTTTVPATKRKATVKSVTSAPRNDKENVEEPPAEKKKRGRPPNKPVAAEPVAEQEEDDVTTTKKLSGKAATSLRGGGMHAVPKGILTPRKERGVDGKRGKKNVVFAAKEKSDDEEESEEDEEGTPTKTKEKHGLGLDGEVGPEDDNEAEEEESEEEEDDEVCTVCSKPDSKRGNQILFCDSCDMAVHQKCYGVARIPKGDWFCKDCAEKKAAGMLSVDDTAKVRGASFQDMKAATVAQVAEDLPDIPNFEHHLRVAQRVLLDRCSGRRRIKLFGQNEAYEKTFQLVEQTIIAGEGNSMLVIGARGCGKTTLIESVISDVSKQHKEEFHVVRLNGFIHTDDKLALREIWRQLGKEMAVEDDLVNKTSNYADTMASLLALLSHPSEIAESHEGVTSKSIVFVIDEFDLFATHARQTLLYNLFDIAQARKAPIAVVGLTTRIDVVESLEKRVKSRFSHRYVYLSLPKSLPAFWDVCRQGLSIDEEDMEAEGVDESLEGHEEFWKWWNERIERLYSKDQRFKDHLESYFATTKSTSAFLTTCVMPLADLTPTSPFPRIPAPSIAVSLDPPDSKLHMLESLSDLDLSLLIAAARLDIVAHTDTVNFAMAYDEYSSLMSKQRAQTASSGLLVLGGGTRVWGRGIAGMAWERLVALGLLVPAASGGRGTAGLSGLDSKMWKLDVALEEIPAAVKLNAVLARWCKEI